The Bacteriovorax sp. PP10 nucleotide sequence AGAGATATTAAAAAAACGCACATAGTCCTCCGGTTTCTTGCCTGCTTGTAGGCTAACAAGACTTTGAATATAAGTAATCCTTGCACACTCATTGTCGAGGCCGAAAGTTAACTAAATCTGTCATCGATTGACGACAAGGGTTCAACTTATTAAACTTTCATGCATGATTAATGATTATCAGTTTCATTTTAAGGCCATTATCAATCTGGGAATTGCCTTGACGCTTATTGCTCTTACTGTTGGTGTTTCGACGGCCGCTGTTAAGTTATTAATCAAAAAGCAAAGTGTCTGGCTAAGGCCAATCTACTTTAAGAGTCATGAGCTGGTATCGACGGCCATGCTGGTTTCCGTACTGTCTAATATTGTCACGGCCATTAAGTGGATTCTTGTTTTATCCATTCTCTATTTAATGATTCCATTTGTTCTTCAGGAACTTCCAGTCACTCATGACTATGCTGTGGAGTTGATGGCCTCTGTAAAAAGTCATTTGATAACTATTGGTGATGGACTCTTAAATTTTATCCCTAATTTATTTTTTATTGCTTTTGTTATTTTCTTAACCAGATCACTTCTTCGTTTTGCAAAATTTATTTTCTTAAAAATTGAAAAAGAATACATCGTCATTGATGGCTTCTACGCGGAGTGGGCAGGAACAACTTTCCAACTTCTTCGATTTTTTATCTGTATGTTTGCTCTTGTTATCATCTATCCATATTTACCGGGTTCAGGAACAAAGGCCTTGGAAGGTGTTTCAGTTTTTGTCGGTTTGATGATTTCACTTGGTTCATCTTCGGCAATCGCTAACATCATCGCCGGCGTTATGATCAGTTACATGCGCGCCTTTAAAAAAGGTGATTATGTAAAAATTGGCGAATCAATGGGGAAAGTAACTGAAAAAGGCCTGATCGTTACGAAGATGATTACTTATAAAAATGAAGAGATTACTATCCCGAATACTCAGGTTTTAAGTTCGCAAGTAACAAACTATTCAACGAAGGCCCAAAGCCGCGATCTAATCTTGTATACGACGATTACGATTGGCTACGATACTCCATGGACATTAGTTCACAAGATGATGATCGAAGCCGCAGAGAGATCGCCACTTATTTCACAAGACAAAAAACCTTTCGTGCTTCAAACGGCCTTAAATGACTATCATATTTCTTATCAACTAAATGCCTTTACTGAAAATGAAGACAAGATCCCTGGGGCCTATTCAGAGCTTCACCAAAATATTCAAGAGGTATTTGCTGAGAATCAGGTGGAAATTATGTCTCCAGGTTTTACAGTACTTAGGAATACTCCTAAGAACACCACACCTGTCCTTTCCAAATAATTATTTTCATAAACTGATCTGAATCATACTTATCGCCTCAAAAATCATTATTATGGCATCATGATAAACATTTTTGGAGAATGATATGGATGAGAAGTTTACACGACGTTCTTTCTTTCAGCTAGCGGTCGCAAGTCTTACAATTATACCGTTTGCATTAAAAGCAACAACGTCTTTGGCCGCAGACGCATGCCCTGCAAAAGCACCAGCTGGTAAAGCACTGGGAAGCCCGACAGAAGGTATGGGAAAAGGATTAGAGTACGTACTGGACGCTAAGACTTCAAAGAATGCCAAGTACAAAGCAGGATCGACTTGTGGGAACTGTAAGTTCTACAATGCAGCTAAAGCTGACAGTGGATACGCGCCTTGTACGATGATGGGTATGAAGTTCGTGACTCATTGTGGATGGTGTAAGAGTTATTCACTAAAAGCGTAGGGGTTTCATGAGTGATTTACTAGCAAAATACAACCGTCAGGGACCGCGCTATACAAGTTATCCGCCTGTACCTTTCTGGAAAAATGCACCTAGTGAATCAGAATGGATCAATCACTTAAAAGTGATTTACAACGACGAAGAGGGGATGGACCTTTATGTGCACATCCCCTTCTGTGAGAAGCTTTGTTACTATTGTGGATGCAATCGCATCGTAACTAAAAATCATAGTGTGCAGGATAATTTTGTTGAGCTGCTGATGACTGAGTGGCGTTTGTACTGTACTCGTCTGGGATTTATTCCCAAAATCAATTCTCTGCACTTTGGTGGCGGAACGCCGACATTTCTTACACCTGAGAATTTAGAAAAGCTCATTATTGAATTAACAAAAAATAAAAAAGAAACATTTACTGGCTCAATTGAAATTGATCCAAGAAATACAACGATAGAGCACCTCGACTGTTTTAAAAGAAACGGTATTAAGCGCGTTTCACTAGGTATCCAAGATTTTGATCCTGATGTTCAAAAGGCCATTAATCGCGCTCAATCTTTTGAGATGGTAGAGACTTTGGTGAATGAAATGCGTCTACGCGAATTTGAATCAATTAACTTTGATGTTATCTATGGTCTTCCTAAACAAACACGCGCCACAATTACTGAAACATTCAGGCTTATTAGAAAATTAAAACCTGATCTCATTGCCTATTATAGTTATGCTCATCTTCCTGAGCGATTAAAAAATCAAAGACTCATTAACAGTGCAGATTTACCGGAGGGGAGCGAAAAGCAAGCTCTCTATGATTTGGGTAAAGAACTTCTGGCAGAAGACGGTTATGCCGATGTAGGGATGGATCACTTTGCTCTTCCACATAATTTTCTTTTTAAAGCGAAGGACAGCAATCGTCTGCATAGAAATTTCATGGGGTACGTAGATAAAAAATCTCCCATTCTTCTGGGTCTTGGCCCATCATCAATTTCCGATTCATCATTGAGCTTTGCCCAGAATGAAAAGGGGATGAATGAGTATGAGATAAAAATTAAATCCAATCAGCTTGCCATCAATCATGGGCATACTCATGATGAAAACGACTTGAATGTGCAAAAAATTATTTTAAGTTTGATGTGCAGAAATGAAAGTTCATTTGGTGAGATTGAACAGATTCCGTACTGGGATGAGGTGAAGACAGATTTAAGTTCTATGGAAGAAGATGGAATGATTAAATTAGACGATTACAAAGTGATTGTTCTTCCTTTGGGGAGAAAATTTATTCGCAACATCGCAATGGTTTTTGATTTTTACTTCAGGGAAAAGATGCCGGCCGAAAAATTCAGCCGGACAATTTAAATTTTTATTTTCTAGGTCTCATGACTAATATATCACATGGTGAAAATTTACATAAGTAATCTGTAAATGAACTCGAAAAGAATCCGGCCACACCATGTTTTCCACGAGTAGCGACGACGGCCAGATCGGCATGTACTTCATCAAGATATTCTTTTACCTTTTTTTCACGATCATATTCAAAGAAGCACTTACAAGTAACCTGATCTTTTTCAACACCTAATTCCTGAGCAAGTGAATTAAGTAAATTAA carries:
- a CDS encoding mechanosensitive ion channel family protein, producing MINDYQFHFKAIINLGIALTLIALTVGVSTAAVKLLIKKQSVWLRPIYFKSHELVSTAMLVSVLSNIVTAIKWILVLSILYLMIPFVLQELPVTHDYAVELMASVKSHLITIGDGLLNFIPNLFFIAFVIFLTRSLLRFAKFIFLKIEKEYIVIDGFYAEWAGTTFQLLRFFICMFALVIIYPYLPGSGTKALEGVSVFVGLMISLGSSSAIANIIAGVMISYMRAFKKGDYVKIGESMGKVTEKGLIVTKMITYKNEEITIPNTQVLSSQVTNYSTKAQSRDLILYTTITIGYDTPWTLVHKMMIEAAERSPLISQDKKPFVLQTALNDYHISYQLNAFTENEDKIPGAYSELHQNIQEVFAENQVEIMSPGFTVLRNTPKNTTPVLSK
- a CDS encoding high-potential iron-sulfur protein, with product MDEKFTRRSFFQLAVASLTIIPFALKATTSLAADACPAKAPAGKALGSPTEGMGKGLEYVLDAKTSKNAKYKAGSTCGNCKFYNAAKADSGYAPCTMMGMKFVTHCGWCKSYSLKA
- the hemN gene encoding oxygen-independent coproporphyrinogen III oxidase; translation: MSDLLAKYNRQGPRYTSYPPVPFWKNAPSESEWINHLKVIYNDEEGMDLYVHIPFCEKLCYYCGCNRIVTKNHSVQDNFVELLMTEWRLYCTRLGFIPKINSLHFGGGTPTFLTPENLEKLIIELTKNKKETFTGSIEIDPRNTTIEHLDCFKRNGIKRVSLGIQDFDPDVQKAINRAQSFEMVETLVNEMRLREFESINFDVIYGLPKQTRATITETFRLIRKLKPDLIAYYSYAHLPERLKNQRLINSADLPEGSEKQALYDLGKELLAEDGYADVGMDHFALPHNFLFKAKDSNRLHRNFMGYVDKKSPILLGLGPSSISDSSLSFAQNEKGMNEYEIKIKSNQLAINHGHTHDENDLNVQKIILSLMCRNESSFGEIEQIPYWDEVKTDLSSMEEDGMIKLDDYKVIVLPLGRKFIRNIAMVFDFYFREKMPAEKFSRTI
- a CDS encoding universal stress protein, whose translation is MKNYVLCASLDEESINTLKKLKNDIELKQANIHIITVIEKQIYTVDLSPYVYPVENQFPAIEASALNLLNSLAQELGVEKDQVTCKCFFEYDREKKVKEYLDEVHADLAVVATRGKHGVAGFFSSSFTDYLCKFSPCDILVMRPRK